One Clupea harengus chromosome 11, Ch_v2.0.2, whole genome shotgun sequence DNA window includes the following coding sequences:
- the LOC105891744 gene encoding vitelline membrane outer layer protein 1 homolog, which translates to MAFVQMTGVCLLAVLALGLCAHPEKPFLSRAGVMHNSRPYSSMLTVTNGEQFGDWTWPEMCPPDYFAVGFSLRVESKQYVLDDTALNGIRLICGRNEDRSFLYTVESHTGFYGDWTATQYCPSGYLTSFQLRVESHHGIIRDDTAANNIRFRCSSNPTLEGQGLDWGEYGHWSSECSEGGICGIETKMEEHQGGLDDSTLNDVRFQCCSQQ; encoded by the exons ATGGCGTTCGTTCAGATGACTGGAGTCTGTCTCCTGGCCGTCCTGGCCCTGGGGCTGTGTGCGCATCCAGAGAAGCCGTTTCTGTCGCGAGCGGGTGTGATGCATAACAGCAGGCCCTACTCCTCCATGCTCACAGTCACAAACGGGGAACAGTTTGGCGACTGGACATGGCCGGAGATGTGTCCCCCAGATTACTTTGCGGTTGGATTCAGCTTGAGG GTAGAATCTAAGCAGTATGTACTGGATGACACTGCTCTGAATGGAATTCGTCTCATCTGTGGTAGAAATGAGGACAGAAGCTTCCTCTACACAGTGGAGTCCCACACTGGATT CTACGGTGACTGGACCGCAACCCAGTACTGCCCCTCTGGCTACCTGACCTCCTTCCAGCTGCGCGTGGAGTCCCACCACGGCATCATCAGGGACGACACCGCTGCCAACAACATCCGCTTCCGCTGCAGCAGCAACCCCACCCTGGAGGGCCAGGGCTTGGACTGGGGCGAGTACggccactggagctccgagtgCTCCGAGGGGGGCATCTGTGGGATCGAGACCAAGATGGAGGAGCACCAGGGCGGCCTGGACGACTCGACCCTCAATGACGTCCGCTTCCAATGCTGCTCCCAGCAGTAA